The sequence CAAAATTAGCTTTGAGCCACTCTTCTCCATAGTTAAGGTGAGTATATTCATCTTTAACGACACCTTCAGTAATTTTCCGTGCAAAGGGGTCAGCAACAGGAATATAAATGTTGTATGCGGAAATAGCAAAACATTCGATAATTAGAGCTTGAATCAGCAAGCAGGTAACGATTTTGCCTTCTGCAAGTGCATCTTGGAAGTTTTGATGTAATTGTGCAAAGAATTCTTGTGCAAACTCCATGTCAGGAGTCACATTTAAGTTTTTGCCACAGGCTTGAAACCCTTTTTTGTGTCGCGCTTCCATTTTGGAAAGGCGAGTCAGTTCCTCTTTACTATCGGGTAATAATTCAATGAGATGTAAATAATTGTCTTTGGCTTCTTGTTCCCCTTCGATTACGATCGCGTTGATTCGGCTATAAGCATCTTTGTAGGTTTCGCTGTTGTAATCTAAAGTTGGGGTAACTGCAACATCTTGCATAAGTATATGATCTCCTATGGCTTCCTTATCACCAATAATATATACAGGTTAGGCGTTTTCGCCAAAATCTGGTTGTGAATCGCTTTGAATCTTTCTATAGAAACGATTACCTCACCCTTATCTTAACGCTTTGTTATTGGTCGAGATGTTCCATGGAAGGTCTGTACATTAGTCATTGTCTGACCCTCTCCTGGCGGTTCATCCTTAGCCAACTATCGATCAATCTTAGTAGTCAGCCATGAAAAATCGTTTACGCTCTGTGTTGCTCATCTTGGGCAGTTTCATTGTCTTATCCCCCCTAGGGATTATTTTCCTGACTTCTTTAGCCCCTGCGGGAATAATCACCACAGGAAATTTTAATTTTTCATCCTTAACCTTCAACAATTATTGGGAAGCATGGCAACGGGGAGATTTTCTCCTTGCTTTTGGCAATTCTACATTGGTCGCCTTAAGTGTTACCGCCCTACAA comes from Halothece sp. PCC 7418 and encodes:
- a CDS encoding aldehyde oxygenase (deformylating); the encoded protein is MQDVAVTPTLDYNSETYKDAYSRINAIVIEGEQEAKDNYLHLIELLPDSKEELTRLSKMEARHKKGFQACGKNLNVTPDMEFAQEFFAQLHQNFQDALAEGKIVTCLLIQALIIECFAISAYNIYIPVADPFARKITEGVVKDEYTHLNYGEEWLKANFDSAKEELEEANRQNLPIVWKMLNQVAADANVLGMEKDALVEDFMIAYGEALSNIGFNTREIMKMSAYGLREG